The Desulfonatronovibrio magnus region CTGCGGCTGGAACAAAGCTCAGCTGGAACGACAGATCCACTCATCGTATTACGAGCGAATTATTTCAAATCGCGGTGAAGCCGGTCTGAGTGCTGCTGACAGAGAACGCCTTCCTGGAAAGCCCCTGCCGCCTGATGCAATTCTGAAAAATCCATATGTGCTGGAGTTTCTTGGATTGCCTGATTCCCCAAATCTCCATGAAACCACATTGGAGCAGGCCATTATTACCCATCTACAAAATTTCCTTCTGGAACTGGGGAAGGGCTTTGCTTTTGTGGCCAGACAGAGGCGGCTTAGATTTGATGACACAGATCTCTATGTGGACCTGGTCTTTTATAACTGCATTCTCAAATGCTACCTGCTGATTGATCTCAAGATGGGTGAGCTGTCATACAAGGATGTGGGACAGATGGATGGATACGTGCGCATGTTTGATGATCTTTATACAGCAGAAGATGACAATCACCATGGGACTGGTTCTATGCACAAAGAAAAATGAAGCCGTTGCCAGATATTCTGTATTGAATGAGCGGAAACAGATTTTCGCGTCGAAATATATGCTCTACCTGCCAAGCGAAGAAGATTTGAGGCTGGAATTAGAAAGAGAGCGTAAGATAATCGAGGAGCAGTTGGAAGAGCTTAAGCGAACCTTAAGTTGGAGACGGATAGAATCGGTGAGGCTTCCCCCATTGGATGGACAAGTATAAGGTGTAAGCCCTTTTGCAGGGAGATCATGGATGTTTGACATGGATTCTTGAAAACCTTGTGTGCGGATTTTCCTGGCTGTAACAGTTTAGGCCCTTTCTCAGGAAAGCAGGGGACAGGCACCCCGGCACCCACTTGGCCGATAAAAAAATCATTCAATCTCAAAATACAGCTCAAGAGGGTGCCGGGAGAGCCAGTCCCCGTGCTACATGCAAATGGCTAAACTGTTACCCCTGGCTGTTTTACCCCACGTCTTGAATCAGTTCGCTGGCATATTTATGCAATACGCTGCCAATGAGAGTCAGGTATGGGATACCTTCACGGTCTGCTTTACGCTGCAGGGCAAGAAGGTCATTTTCTGAAATACGGATGATTATCTTTCGGTTTTTTCATAGTGCTGCGGGCTGCAGCCTGAAAATCAATGCCAGATTCAGAAGGCTTTAACTCTCCTTTTTCTTAGGCATTGAGAATTTCTTTTTCCTCGAGGTCAAGTTTAATTTTATCCGGTTGATGGGCCATGTTTTCCCTCGTTTTCGAATACGATCCCTCTTTCACGGGTCAGGAGTTCTTTTTTTCAGCGTTGCATTTGAATGAGTCAATATCATATGGCATGGCAATGTGCGCACAATATCAACCATCATGTGAAAGTGGTCACTTTGGCGAAGCCATTTTTAGGTTGTCATGGGGTAGATTTGGGTAGTCTCTTTTTTTCATTGTGAATAAGTTTATTCATTCCTGATTGAATAAATTTATTCATTGACATGTGATTAAATTTGTCATTACCTATTGCTCATGGATCTCAGGTTTCTGCCGCATAATACTCATCTGGATTCTCCAGAACAATTCAGCCAATTGGACCCCCATCTGCGCCAACTTGGCAAACAGCACCTTATCCACAAATCCCCTCTTCTTGATATCCTGCCCCGCAACAAGCCGGGCATATTCACCTTAAGCGGAGGCCGGCAGATAGGCAAAACCACCTTGATGAAACAGTGGATGGCAGAGCAACTTTTGCAGGGTACGCCTCCAGAAAATATCCGTTTTGTTACAGGTGAGCTTATTGAAGACCATCATGCCTTAGTCAGGCTTTTCAGTGATATGTTGTCCGCCATGCCTGAAGCCGAACACAAATATCTGATTCTGGATGAAGTGACTTATATCCGGGAGTGGGACAAGGCAGTTAAATATCTGGCAGATGCAGGGTTATTGGAAAGGGTGGGGCTTTTTTTAACTGGCTCTGATATGACCCTCATCAAAGAGGCACGGATGCGTTTTCCTGGCAGGCGGGGAAAAGAGAGCAGGGTTGATTTTCATCTTTATCCCCTGAACTTTTTAGAGACTGTCCAGTTGAAAGAAAACTTCAGTTCGTCTGATATTGACACCCTTGTCAATGAACAGGCTGAGCCTTCCCTGGATCTGATGGATAGGCTTTTCCGGGAGTTTGAATGTTATCTCATCCACGGAGGTTTTTTAACAGCCATGAATGATCTGGAGGAGCATGGGGCTATTTTGCCGGCAACTTATTATACCTACACTGACTGGGTCAGAGGGGATTTTTTGAAGCGCGGTCGCCGGGAAAATTCATTGCAGGAAATTCTGAGAGCCATTATCAAATCTTATGGCAGTCAGGTAACCTGGAATTCTTTAACCCGGGAAATGAGCATTGAGCATCCCAAAACCGTGGCCGACCATGTGAGTCTTCTTGAATCTATGGATGTGGTCTTTGTGCTGCATGCTCTTATTGAAGACAAGCTTGCTGCAGCCCCAAAAAAAGCCCGCAAGGTGTTTTTTTGCGATCCGTTCATTTTCCACTGCGCCATGTCCTGGCTTTGGCCCTGTTCTAATCCTTATCAGGATCAAAGTTTGCCGTTACTTGCTGATTCACGAAAAGCAGGCCTGCTGGTTGAGTCTTGCGCCGCATCTTTATATGGCCGAAACTATCCTGTTTACTATATAAAAGCCAAGGGTGAGGTAGATATAGCCTATGTTCATGACGGACGATTCTGGCCTGTGGAAGTTAAGTGGACTTCTCAGCTTCGCCCTGGAGAGCTCAAGCAGATTGTCAAGTATCCCAACGGGCTTATTCTCAACAAGTCCAGACAAAGGGGCTCGATACAAAACATCCCTACCAGTCCTCTGCCTCTGGAACTTTTACGACTTGGGACTCATAGTCAGAACGGGAGCATTACGCGTTTTTTGAAAACATATTGAACATGGGTTTGTAACACCTATTGTCTGCGAAACAGGTAATAGTGAACAGCCTGGCAAGGGGACTGTCCCTGGCTTCGGGACTGTCCCCAACTACTTTTCAAAAATCGCGTAATGCTCCCGTCAGAACTGCCAACAAAACCACACGAGCAATAATATGCTGAATCAAGCCCTTGAAAAGAATTTCGGATTTACCGGGTTCAAGCCGGGACAAAAACAGGTCATGGAAAAAATCATGCAGGGCAGGTCCTCACTGGCTGTGTTTCCAACCGGGGCCGGCAAGTCCCTGTGTTATCAGCTGCCTGCTGTTCTCCTGCCCCACATGACCCTGGTGGTATCGCCTCTGCTCAGTCTGATGAAGGATCAGGTTGATTTTCTGCAAAGCAAATCAATACCCGCTGCCAGGCTGGATTCCTCCCTTTCTTTTGATGATTACATGAACATACTTGGGCAGGCCAAAAGCGGCCAGCTCAAGATACTTATGATTGCTGTGGAAAGGTTTAAGAACGAGCGCTTCAGGCAGCATCTGAAACAGATGCGGGTATCGCTCATGGTGGTGGATGAGGCGCACTGCATATCAGAATGGGGTCATAATTTTCGCCCAGACTATCTTAAACTCCCTGTATACAGGCGGGAATTTAATATCCCCCAGGGGCTTCTTCTGACAGCAACAGCCACACCAAGGGTCATGCTGGATATGTGCGCCAGGTTTGACGTGGATAAAAGTGATGTTGTGGTTACTGGGTTTCACCGTCCCAATCTAATACTGAAGGTAGCTCCCACCCCGGAGGCTGACAAAGCAGATGTTCTGGTTCGGAGACTCCTTGAGTCCCGGGAAGCGCCGACTATTGTATATGTTACTCTGCAGAAAACAGCGGAGCAAGCGGCTGAGATTCTTGCTGATGCCGGAATTGAGGCCAGGGCTTATCATGCGGGTATGACCAATGAGCACAGAGAAGCCATTCAGAATGACTTCATGTCCGGCAAAGTCCATTGCGTGGTGGCCACCATTGCCTTTGGCATGGGGATTGATAAAAAGGATATCCGCAGGGTGATTCATTATGACCTGCCAAAGTCCATAGAAAATTACAGCCAGGAAATAGGGCGGGCCGGGCGCGATGGAAAAGAATCCCTGTGTCTGACACTGGCCAGTAAAGACAAAGTGAATGTTCTGGAAAATTTTGTGTACGGCGATATGCCGGAAAAGCAGGGCATTGCAAGGCTGCTGAGGATTATTGCTTCAAGTGAGGATGATGAGCTGCACTTAAGCCTTTATTCCCTGTCAGGTGAGTTGAATATCAGGCTTCTTCCGTTAAAAACTTTACTGGTATATCTGGAACTGGAAAAAATCCTTGAGTCCCGAGCATCCTATTATTCCCAGTATTCATTCCAGCCTGTAAAAGACCTTGAGGATATTTGCCGCAGTTTTCAGGGAGAAAGGCAGGAATTTGTGCGGATCATTTTCAGAAACAGTCAGGCCAAACGAACCTGGACTCATGCAGATATTGACGGGGCTGCAGCTGAGTCAGGCTCTCCAAGATCAAGGGTGGTGACAGCCCTGGAGTATTTTAATGAGCAGGGCTGGATAATGCTCAGGGCGTCAGGCACCATGGATGTTTTTCAGATCATAAACAGGAATTTTGATCAGCAGGAGCTGACTGAAAAGCTTTATGCCCTTTTCAAAAATAAGCAGGATCATGAAATCAACCGCATTCATCTTGTGTTGCGTTTTCTGCAAAGCTCTCCCTGTTTGAGCTTCAATCTGGCCAGATATTTTGGAGAGCAAATGCCTGAAGGGGCGTGTGGAAAGTGTTCAGCCTGCCGTGACGGAGGTCCTGCTGTACTTGAAGATACAAAGAAACTTGCTCCGCTGTCAGACCCAGAACATCAGGAACTGCTTGAAAGGTCTGTGAAATTTTTTGGCCGAAATGTTGAGCTTAGAAGTCTGACCAGGTTTTTGTGCGGGGTAAACTCGCCCTCACTGACAAAACTAAAGGCATCCAAGTCCGGGGATTTTGGACGGCTTCAGGATTATCCCTTTGCCTCTGTTCTGGAGTGGGTCAAGAAAGGTCTGGAAAGAAGGTAGCGCTTACGCACTCCTGGCGTACATTTCCCAGGTCTGGTCAAAAGCCTTTTCAAATGATCTTCCTTCCATATAAACTCTGGCCTGGTGGCCCATCTGTTTGAGTCTTGCAGGGTTATTAACCAGAGCATGAACCGCATCTTTCAGGGCCTGGCTGTCGTCAGCCTGGATGATGAGTCCTGTTTTGTTGTCCAGGATATTTTCCAGAGGTCCACCCTCATTGACCACAATGGCTGGAATACCAGAGGCCTGGGCTTCCAGAACTACATTGCCGAAAGTATCTGTGGTGCTGGGAAAGACAAACAGATCTGATGAAGCATAGGCCTGGGTCAGGTCTTCACCGCTTAAGTATCCAGTAAATGTGACTGGAAGATCTTTGAGTTTGTATTCCATCTCAAAACGATATGGTCCATCTCCGATAATGATGAGATGGATATCCCTTGATATTTTAGACAGTTCCACAAAGGCCTGTTCCAGTATGTGC contains the following coding sequences:
- a CDS encoding ATP-binding protein, with product MDLRFLPHNTHLDSPEQFSQLDPHLRQLGKQHLIHKSPLLDILPRNKPGIFTLSGGRQIGKTTLMKQWMAEQLLQGTPPENIRFVTGELIEDHHALVRLFSDMLSAMPEAEHKYLILDEVTYIREWDKAVKYLADAGLLERVGLFLTGSDMTLIKEARMRFPGRRGKESRVDFHLYPLNFLETVQLKENFSSSDIDTLVNEQAEPSLDLMDRLFREFECYLIHGGFLTAMNDLEEHGAILPATYYTYTDWVRGDFLKRGRRENSLQEILRAIIKSYGSQVTWNSLTREMSIEHPKTVADHVSLLESMDVVFVLHALIEDKLAAAPKKARKVFFCDPFIFHCAMSWLWPCSNPYQDQSLPLLADSRKAGLLVESCAASLYGRNYPVYYIKAKGEVDIAYVHDGRFWPVEVKWTSQLRPGELKQIVKYPNGLILNKSRQRGSIQNIPTSPLPLELLRLGTHSQNGSITRFLKTY
- a CDS encoding RecQ family ATP-dependent DNA helicase — encoded protein: MLNQALEKNFGFTGFKPGQKQVMEKIMQGRSSLAVFPTGAGKSLCYQLPAVLLPHMTLVVSPLLSLMKDQVDFLQSKSIPAARLDSSLSFDDYMNILGQAKSGQLKILMIAVERFKNERFRQHLKQMRVSLMVVDEAHCISEWGHNFRPDYLKLPVYRREFNIPQGLLLTATATPRVMLDMCARFDVDKSDVVVTGFHRPNLILKVAPTPEADKADVLVRRLLESREAPTIVYVTLQKTAEQAAEILADAGIEARAYHAGMTNEHREAIQNDFMSGKVHCVVATIAFGMGIDKKDIRRVIHYDLPKSIENYSQEIGRAGRDGKESLCLTLASKDKVNVLENFVYGDMPEKQGIARLLRIIASSEDDELHLSLYSLSGELNIRLLPLKTLLVYLELEKILESRASYYSQYSFQPVKDLEDICRSFQGERQEFVRIIFRNSQAKRTWTHADIDGAAAESGSPRSRVVTALEYFNEQGWIMLRASGTMDVFQIINRNFDQQELTEKLYALFKNKQDHEINRIHLVLRFLQSSPCLSFNLARYFGEQMPEGACGKCSACRDGGPAVLEDTKKLAPLSDPEHQELLERSVKFFGRNVELRSLTRFLCGVNSPSLTKLKASKSGDFGRLQDYPFASVLEWVKKGLERR